The following proteins are co-located in the Ailuropoda melanoleuca isolate Jingjing chromosome 13, ASM200744v2, whole genome shotgun sequence genome:
- the CISD3 gene encoding CDGSH iron-sulfur domain-containing protein 3, mitochondrial: MGGGVRASLRPAAWSCQHTVQKLSQRRDISSWLTRWFPKTPAKSVVAQKTPIRVELVAGKTYRWCACGRSKKQPFCDGSHFFQRTGLSPLKFKAQETRIVALCTCKATQKAPYCDGTHRSERVQKAEVGSPL; this comes from the exons ATGGGCGGCGGCGTGCGGGCGTCCCTGCGGCCTGCGGCCTGG TCCTGCCAGCATACGGTTCAGAAGCTGAGCCAGAGGCGGGACATCTCCTCCTGGCTG ACCCGATGGTTCCCTAAAACCCCAGCCAAGTCCGTGGTGGCCCAGAAAACGCCCATCAGGGTAGAGCTGGTAGCTGGGAAAACCTACAGATGGTGCGCGTGTGGCCGAAGCAAGAAGCAG CCCTTCTGTGATGGCTCCCACTTCTTCCAACGCACTGGCCTATCCCCACTCAAGTTCAAGGCCCAGGAGACCCGCATAGTGGCCCTCTGTACCTGTAAGGCCACCCAGAAGGCCCCATACTGCGATGGCACCCACCGGAGCGAGAGGGTGCAGAAGGCagaagtgggctccccactcTAA
- the PCGF2 gene encoding polycomb group RING finger protein 2, with product MHRTTRIKIAELNPHLMCALCGGYFIDAATIVECLHSFCKTCIVRYLETNKYCPMCDVQVHKTRPLLSIRSDKTLQDIVYKLVPGLFKDEMKRRRDFYAAYPLTEVPNGSNEDRGEVLEQEKGALSDNEIVSLSIEFYEGVRDREEKKGPLENGDGDKEKTGVRFLQCPAAMTVMHLAKFLRNKMDVPSKYKVEVLYEDEPLKEYYTLMDIAYIYPWRRNGPLPLKYRVQPACKRLTLPTAPTPSEGTNTSGASECESVSDKAPSPATLPATSSSLPSPATPCHGSPSSHGPPATHPTSPTPPATASGATAAANGGTSNCLQTPSSTSRGRKMTVNGAPVPPLT from the exons ATGCATCGGACCACACGGATCAAGATCGCGGAGCTGAACCCCCACCTCATGTGCGCCCTCTGCGGGGGTTACTTCATTGATGCCGCCACCATCGTGGAGTGTCTGCATTCCT TCTGCAAAACCTGCATCGTGCGCTACCTGGAGACCAACAAGTACTGTCCCATGTGCGACGTGCAGGTCCATAAAACCAGGCCGCTGCTGAGCATCAG ATCTGACAAAACCCTTCAAGACATCGTCTATAAACTGGTCCCTGGGCTTTTTAAAG ATGAGATGAAACGGCGGCGGGATTTCTATGCAGCATACCCCCTGACCGAAG TCCCCAACGGCTCCAATGAGGACCGCGGCGAGGTcctggagcaggagaagggggcTCTGAGCGACAACGAGATTGTCAGCCTCTCCATCGAGTTCTATGAAGGTGTCAG GGACCGGGAGGAAAAGAAGGGTCCTCTGGAGAATGGGGATGGAGACAAGGAGAAG ACAGGGGTGCGATTCCTGCAATGCCCAGCGGCCATGACTGTCATGCATCTCGCCAAGTTTCTTCGCAACAAGATGGACGTCCCCAGCAAGTACAAG GTGGAGGTTCTCTACGAGGATGAACCGCTGAAGGAATACTACACTCTCATGGACATTGCCTACATCTATCCGTGGCGGCGG AATGGCCCTCTCCCCCTCAAGTATCGGGTCCAGCCAGCCTGCAAGCGACTCACCTTGCCTACGGCGCCCACCCCCTCGGAGGGCACCAACACCAGCGGGGCGTCTGAGTGTGAGTCAGTCAGCGACAaggctcccagcccagccaccctgccggccacttcctcctccctgcccagcccagccacccCCTGCCATGGCTCTCCTAGCTCCCATGGGCCCCCGGCCACCCACCCTacatcccccactccccctgcaacAGCCAGTGGGGCCACTGCAGCTGCCAACGGGGGTACCTCAAACTGCCTGCAGACACCATCTTCCACCAGCAGGGGGCGCAAGATGACTGTCAACGGAGCTCCTGTGCCCCCCTTAACTTGA